The Streptomyces sp. NBC_01363 region GATCCCAGATACCCGCGTCTACGTCTGCGGCTTCGGCTTCCTACGGCTGCAGTGTCCGCCTGGCCGGAACGACTCCGCCCGCGACCGCACGCTGACGGGGCGCCGCCGTGCCCGTCCAGCAGGTGCCGCGTCGCGACACGAGCCGGCGGAGCCAGAGCTCCGTGGACGCCAGGTGCGCGAGGCCCTCCAGCGGGAGCGGTTCTCCCTCGGAGGCCGCGCGCAGGGCCTTCCGTACGACACGGGCCTCGACCAGGCCCGCGTCGGCGAGCAGTGGGGCGTCGAAGAGGGCGATCAGCTCCGGGAGGGCGGCGCGCAGACCGGTGCGGGCGGTCGCGTTCGACGTGGCGAGGGAGGGCGTGCCCCAGCCCGGCGGCAGTTCGTGGATACCCGCGCCGGCGAGCACCCGGCGCAGGATCGCGGCGCGGGCGCCCGGCTGGACCCGGAGCGATTCGGGGAGCGCACGGGCAGCGCGTACGACCTGGTTGTCGAGGTACGGGGCGTGCAGCCGCTGGCTGCGGTTCTCGGCGGCCTGCTCCAGGATCCGGTGGTCGGCGGCGTACCGGGCCAGGGCCGCCCTGGCGCGGGCCTCACCGGGACGCTGGACGGAGACGGGGCGGATGGCCGCCTCCTGGAGCCGGACCGAGACTTCGGCCAGCGCCTCCCCCGTGAGCCAGCGCGCGGCGGGTCCGGGCCGCGACCAGGCGAGGGCGGCCAGCGACGCATCGGCGGGGGTGTCGAGGTCGGGGGCGTGCCGGTTGGCGTCCGGCAGCCGGTCGGCCGCCACTTCCAGGCCGGTGCGGTACGACGTACGGGACAGGCGGCGGGCCGCGCGGTAGACGGTCAGCGGGACGAACAGGGAGTGCGCGCTCGGGCCCTCGGCCTTGGCGAGCGCCGCGACCGGGCGCAGCAGATGGCGTCGGCGGCGGTCCATCAGCAGGTCGGCGAGGCGGGCCGGGTGGGCGTCGAGGACCTGCCGGGCACCGCCGCCGACGAAGTGGTCGGCGCTGCCCGAAGCGAGGCGCCTGCGGTGGCGCTCGGCGACGACGAGCGACGGGGCGGGTTCATCGGTGAGCGGGCCGCCGCCCAGGTCGGCATAGGGCAGGGCCTCCTCCCCGGCGGCGACGACCACATGGTGCAGGCGCGGGTTGGCTGCGATGACGCGGGCGCGTTCGAGTTCGTCCTCGTGTCCGCGCGCGGTGAGGTCGTTGAGGGTGACGGCGAGCAGCCGCTCCCCCGCTCCCGCGCCGTGGCCGAGGAGGGTGCCGGGCAGGCCCGGGAGTCCGGCGGCGAGCAGGGCGAGGGTGGCGGAGGCGCTGCCTCCGGACAGGTCGGCGCCGATGCCGGGGACGGGTGCGCCACGAGCGGCGCGCCGTTCGGCGGGGCCCATGCCGGGAACCGGGCCGGGGTCGGGCGGCAGGGTCTCGGGCGCGTGGCGCGGGGCCAGGAGTCTGGCGCGTACGGCTTCGACCAGCGCGTCGCGTACGCCGTCGACGGCGCTGACCGGGTCGAGCTGGGGGGCGGCCACGGCGAGGGAGGCCACCGCCTCGTAACCGGTGATCTCGCGCGAGCCCTCGCGGAGGATGAGCGCGTGGCCCGGCGG contains the following coding sequences:
- a CDS encoding asparagine synthase-related protein gives rise to the protein MRWLVGWSSIAASFGTAGAVGPSDEGRTMHPVGSQLLWGDPDPLWAVGDWRPDEIRITTVETGEGAPTARMAVLGCCSATDEQLRSGLLAARGGALRHLTSWPGSYTTIVQIGRRITVIGDLAGARPVFYTPWAGGTAYATAALPLADLIEAQLDIGHLAALLACPETPEALRDGTPYAGVKRIPPGHALILREGSREITGYEAVASLAVAAPQLDPVSAVDGVRDALVEAVRARLLAPRHAPETLPPDPGPVPGMGPAERRAARGAPVPGIGADLSGGSASATLALLAAGLPGLPGTLLGHGAGAGERLLAVTLNDLTARGHEDELERARVIAANPRLHHVVVAAGEEALPYADLGGGPLTDEPAPSLVVAERHRRRLASGSADHFVGGGARQVLDAHPARLADLLMDRRRRHLLRPVAALAKAEGPSAHSLFVPLTVYRAARRLSRTSYRTGLEVAADRLPDANRHAPDLDTPADASLAALAWSRPGPAARWLTGEALAEVSVRLQEAAIRPVSVQRPGEARARAALARYAADHRILEQAAENRSQRLHAPYLDNQVVRAARALPESLRVQPGARAAILRRVLAGAGIHELPPGWGTPSLATSNATARTGLRAALPELIALFDAPLLADAGLVEARVVRKALRAASEGEPLPLEGLAHLASTELWLRRLVSRRGTCWTGTAAPRQRAVAGGVVPARRTLQP